One genomic region from Candidatus Goldiibacteriota bacterium encodes:
- a CDS encoding PorV/PorQ family protein — protein MAGIRRLSCVFLCLFLSVSLFAAGGVGPDFLRISPPAKAASFSGAYCAVPHDINSLLFNPAGIADLKLMEITLSHFASFADTNYEYGALVIPLQNGAVTSVGVFLDYTFDFVEIDEFGDECGNVENYDVMGLISYAQPVFAGIYAGATFKFFYSKLYIYDKIGFAVDAGAMVKIGSNPDTYGGIAVQNIGWQQAYIKIADTMPINIKAGVSTSYDISQELNIRASVDVNRLWIKDELPTLDLGAECTMFKILCARAGYGFRHDSANLSIGIGVLLEKVKFAYAYQPFDTLGATHRISLDMLLE, from the coding sequence ATGGCGGGGATAAGGCGCTTATCATGCGTTTTTTTGTGTTTGTTTTTAAGCGTGTCGTTATTTGCCGCCGGCGGCGTGGGTCCGGATTTTTTAAGGATATCGCCTCCTGCCAAAGCCGCTTCTTTCAGCGGCGCTTACTGCGCCGTACCGCATGACATCAATTCGCTTCTGTTTAATCCCGCGGGCATCGCGGATTTAAAACTTATGGAAATCACGCTTTCTCACTTTGCCTCGTTTGCCGATACCAATTATGAATACGGCGCGCTTGTAATCCCGCTTCAAAACGGTGCGGTTACTTCAGTAGGGGTTTTTCTTGATTATACCTTTGATTTTGTTGAAATAGATGAATTTGGGGATGAATGCGGCAATGTGGAAAATTATGACGTGATGGGTTTAATTTCATACGCTCAGCCCGTTTTTGCGGGCATATACGCGGGCGCAACCTTTAAATTCTTTTACAGCAAACTGTACATTTACGACAAGATAGGGTTTGCGGTGGACGCGGGGGCAATGGTAAAAATAGGGTCCAACCCGGACACTTACGGCGGGATAGCCGTGCAGAACATCGGCTGGCAGCAGGCGTATATTAAAATAGCGGATACAATGCCGATAAACATAAAAGCCGGTGTCAGCACTTCATATGATATATCGCAGGAATTAAACATAAGGGCTTCGGTTGACGTGAACCGGCTGTGGATAAAAGATGAACTTCCCACGCTTGATTTGGGTGCGGAATGCACAATGTTTAAGATACTGTGTGCCAGGGCAGGGTACGGCTTCAGGCATGATTCCGCTAATTTAAGTATAGGAATAGGGGTGCTTTTAGAAAAAGTAAAATTTGCCTACGCGTATCAGCCCTTTGATACGCTTGGCGCCACCCACAGGATAAGCCTGGATATGCTGCTGGAATAA
- the glgP gene encoding alpha-glucan family phosphorylase, protein MKLMDFNVLPNLPEKLKPLLDLAYNVWWAWDSEAFALFRDIDPDLWSQTSHNPVKLLYRVQQEKLETIANDEGFIFRIENVLKKRNQYMSRPCWYDKIKNNLPKDYQIAYFSAEFGLAECLPIYSGGLGVLAGDHLKSASDLGLPFIAVGLLYSQGYFHQYLTTDGWQHEKYVTHDYNTAPVKQLNKADGSSIIIELKMPHGIVKFALWKVQVGRISLYLLDTNIPENSHADRDITSKLYGGDLEMRIKQEYLLGIGGMIALDALGIKPTVTHMNEGHSSFLALERIKMLMEKEKLSFNEAKEIVAASSVFTTHTPVPAGNDRFPQEMMERYLKTYVEHSLKISFEEFMKLGRVYPEDKSEWFCMTVLALKLSHFNNGVSKLHGRVSRDMWKDIWTGVPVEEVPIGYITNGIHMNSWISKEMSDLFFRYLGTRWVDAPDEHEIWKKVDEIPDTELWSTHERRKERLVEFVRRKLKSQLKARGSSKEEIDGAGEVLSSDVLTIGFARRFATYKRATLMMRDIERLKAILTNKHMPVQIIFAGKAHPKDDAGKEFIKQIIHITEKEGLRNHIVFVEDYDLNTAHYLVQGVDVWMNNPRRPLEASGTSGMKVIFNGGLNFSVLDGWWDEKADADNGWCIGRGEEYEDIAYQDAVEANSIYDTLENDLVPLYYKHGKDGLPHDWIKKMKTSIATLGPVFNTNRQVMEYTEMFYKPAGLNYAKLAGSGLDKPKNISKWKEKIASKWDAVKITSVSSGDSSAIKVGGSLKINAELESGGLNAEDLLVEIYAGYDRGGEILEEIKTFEMKAVSNEHGKIKYESTVTPSTSGAVNYSVRVMPAHPDVAFKFLPGYIKWYE, encoded by the coding sequence ATGAAACTTATGGATTTTAATGTGTTACCAAATCTGCCGGAGAAGCTTAAACCGCTTCTGGACCTTGCTTACAACGTATGGTGGGCGTGGGATTCAGAAGCGTTTGCCCTTTTCAGGGACATTGACCCGGACTTATGGTCACAGACATCACACAACCCGGTTAAGCTGCTTTACAGGGTGCAGCAGGAAAAACTTGAGACAATTGCAAATGATGAAGGTTTTATCTTCCGCATCGAAAACGTCCTTAAAAAACGCAATCAGTACATGTCCAGGCCCTGCTGGTACGACAAAATAAAGAACAATCTGCCAAAAGATTATCAGATAGCGTATTTCAGCGCTGAATTCGGGCTTGCGGAATGCCTGCCTATTTATTCCGGCGGCCTTGGCGTCCTTGCGGGCGACCATTTAAAATCCGCTTCTGACCTTGGACTTCCTTTTATTGCGGTTGGCCTTCTGTATTCACAGGGCTATTTTCACCAGTACCTGACAACCGACGGCTGGCAGCATGAAAAATACGTAACGCACGATTACAATACGGCTCCCGTGAAACAGCTTAACAAAGCAGACGGCAGCAGCATTATAATTGAACTGAAGATGCCCCACGGCATTGTAAAGTTCGCGCTGTGGAAGGTTCAGGTGGGACGCATAAGCCTTTACCTTTTAGACACAAATATTCCGGAGAACAGCCACGCTGACCGTGATATCACTTCCAAACTTTACGGCGGCGACCTTGAAATGAGAATAAAACAGGAATACCTGCTTGGCATCGGCGGTATGATTGCGCTGGACGCCCTTGGAATTAAGCCCACTGTAACGCACATGAACGAAGGCCATTCTTCATTTTTAGCGCTGGAGCGCATAAAGATGCTAATGGAAAAAGAAAAACTTTCATTCAACGAAGCAAAAGAAATTGTCGCGGCCAGCAGCGTGTTTACCACACATACCCCTGTCCCCGCCGGAAACGACAGATTTCCGCAGGAAATGATGGAAAGATATTTAAAAACCTATGTGGAACACTCCCTTAAAATATCATTTGAAGAGTTTATGAAACTGGGGCGCGTGTATCCGGAAGACAAAAGCGAATGGTTCTGCATGACCGTGCTTGCCCTTAAGCTTTCGCACTTTAATAACGGCGTGTCAAAACTGCACGGCCGCGTATCGCGCGATATGTGGAAAGACATCTGGACAGGAGTGCCTGTGGAGGAAGTCCCCATAGGATACATCACCAACGGTATTCACATGAACAGCTGGATATCAAAAGAAATGTCAGACCTTTTCTTCCGTTATCTTGGCACACGCTGGGTGGACGCGCCTGACGAACACGAAATATGGAAAAAAGTGGACGAGATTCCGGACACGGAACTGTGGAGCACGCATGAACGCAGAAAAGAAAGGCTTGTGGAATTTGTCCGCAGAAAACTTAAATCACAGTTAAAAGCGCGCGGCTCTTCAAAAGAAGAAATAGACGGCGCCGGCGAAGTGCTTTCTTCAGACGTTTTAACGATAGGATTCGCCAGAAGGTTTGCCACTTACAAAAGGGCTACCTTAATGATGCGCGACATTGAAAGGCTTAAAGCTATACTTACCAACAAACACATGCCTGTACAGATAATATTTGCAGGCAAAGCTCATCCCAAAGACGATGCCGGCAAAGAGTTCATAAAACAGATAATTCACATTACCGAAAAAGAAGGGTTAAGAAACCACATAGTCTTTGTTGAAGACTATGACCTTAACACCGCCCATTATCTTGTTCAGGGAGTGGACGTGTGGATGAACAACCCCAGAAGGCCGCTGGAAGCAAGCGGTACATCGGGCATGAAGGTTATTTTCAACGGCGGATTAAACTTTTCAGTGCTTGACGGCTGGTGGGACGAGAAAGCGGATGCGGACAACGGCTGGTGCATAGGCCGCGGCGAAGAATATGAAGATATAGCTTATCAGGACGCTGTGGAAGCTAATTCCATTTATGACACGCTTGAAAACGACCTTGTCCCTCTTTATTACAAACACGGTAAAGACGGATTGCCGCATGACTGGATAAAAAAGATGAAAACATCCATTGCCACCCTTGGCCCCGTATTTAACACAAACAGGCAGGTAATGGAATATACTGAGATGTTCTATAAACCCGCCGGGCTTAACTACGCCAAACTTGCCGGCAGCGGGCTTGACAAACCAAAGAACATAAGCAAGTGGAAAGAAAAAATAGCTTCTAAATGGGACGCGGTAAAAATAACTTCCGTAAGTTCCGGTGATTCTTCCGCGATTAAAGTAGGCGGTTCGCTTAAAATAAACGCGGAACTTGAAAGCGGCGGATTAAACGCGGAAGACCTGCTGGTGGAAATTTATGCCGGCTATGACAGAGGCGGAGAAATACTGGAAGAAATAAAAACATTTGAAATGAAAGCCGTTTCAAATGAACACGGAAAAATAAAATACGAAAGCACCGTTACACCTTCCACTTCCGGTGCTGTAAATTATTCCGTAAGGGTAATGCCGGCGCATCCGGATGTAGCTTTTAAATTCCTTCCCGGTTACATTAAGTGGTACGAATAA
- the rimO gene encoding 30S ribosomal protein S12 methylthiotransferase RimO codes for MKLGVISLGCPKNTVDTECMLSCLDNALLTTDPSDADVILINTCAFLRSAREESSGAITEMLSLKKKNPALKVVVAGCFVSKDLKGLKEKFKGVHAWVGVNNIESIKIAVEKGGEFVNEKPFIYKGKNHTALLNSYSAYVKISEGCNHKCGFCTIPFIKGKYRSRTIEDIVKETRGMTQSGIKEINLISQDLVYYGADIYGEKKLDKLLEAILKKTKKYFWLRLLYLYPDLEIIKRVVKVMKKDERLCRYIDMPFQHVNDDILKSMRRGYRKKDIIDIISYLKEQVPGIIIRSAFITGYPGETKARFNELREFINQGLIDRAGFFAYSDEPGTYAYTLKGKIAKKECERRRDILMVDSAEKYAYNKVTLRGKKVKVLIAGMKNNNTYAARTQGNAPDIDSYVLIKPSKKLSSGSFCNVKITGVQGYDLKGEICR; via the coding sequence ATGAAACTTGGAGTCATAAGCCTTGGGTGCCCAAAAAATACGGTTGATACAGAGTGCATGCTTTCATGCCTTGATAACGCCCTTTTAACCACAGACCCGTCTGATGCCGATGTCATATTAATTAATACCTGCGCGTTTTTAAGAAGCGCGCGGGAAGAATCATCCGGCGCGATTACGGAAATGCTTTCCCTAAAGAAAAAAAATCCCGCTTTAAAAGTTGTGGTTGCGGGGTGTTTTGTTTCCAAAGATTTAAAGGGTTTAAAGGAAAAGTTTAAGGGCGTGCATGCATGGGTGGGCGTCAATAATATAGAAAGTATAAAAATCGCGGTGGAAAAAGGCGGTGAATTTGTAAATGAAAAGCCGTTTATCTATAAAGGCAAAAACCACACCGCTCTTTTAAACTCTTATTCCGCGTATGTTAAAATTTCCGAAGGGTGCAACCATAAATGCGGTTTCTGCACCATCCCGTTCATAAAAGGCAAGTATAGAAGCAGGACAATTGAAGATATTGTAAAAGAAACGCGCGGTATGACGCAGTCGGGGATAAAAGAGATAAACCTTATTTCGCAGGATCTTGTATATTACGGCGCGGATATTTACGGCGAAAAGAAACTGGATAAACTGCTTGAAGCAATACTTAAAAAAACAAAAAAATATTTCTGGCTGCGTCTTTTATACCTTTATCCGGATCTTGAAATTATAAAAAGGGTTGTAAAAGTAATGAAAAAAGATGAAAGGCTTTGCCGTTATATTGATATGCCTTTCCAGCACGTTAATGATGATATCTTAAAAAGCATGAGGCGCGGTTACAGAAAAAAAGATATAATTGACATTATTTCATATTTAAAAGAACAGGTGCCCGGCATAATAATAAGAAGCGCTTTTATCACCGGATATCCCGGCGAGACAAAGGCGCGCTTTAACGAACTTAGGGAGTTTATAAATCAGGGTTTGATAGACAGGGCCGGTTTTTTTGCGTATTCTGACGAACCGGGCACGTATGCTTATACTTTAAAAGGAAAAATCGCAAAAAAAGAGTGTGAGAGAAGGCGTGACATATTAATGGTTGATTCAGCCGAAAAATACGCATATAATAAAGTAACGTTGCGCGGGAAAAAAGTAAAAGTTTTAATTGCGGGAATGAAAAATAATAACACTTACGCCGCACGCACACAGGGCAACGCGCCGGACATTGACAGTTATGTGCTTATAAAGCCTTCTAAAAAGTTATCATCCGGCAGTTTCTGTAACGTGAAAATAACCGGCGTACAGGGTTATGACCTGAAAGGGGAAATATGCAGATAA
- a CDS encoding phosphatidylglycerophosphatase A yields the protein MRQLIIIFTSFFYTGYAPKASGTVATFAFLPVYWFFLRDMHPAPYVIITVILVLAGIWASNYAIVIHGKKDPSRVVIDEVAGYMVTMMFIPYTDSRMIIGFFASRFFDIIKLFPARQSESLPGGTGIMIDDVIAGIQANVFMWAVIYFKLDLPLQQLISNVIRP from the coding sequence ATGAGGCAACTTATAATAATTTTTACCTCGTTTTTTTATACCGGCTACGCGCCCAAGGCGTCCGGCACTGTGGCCACTTTCGCGTTTCTTCCCGTGTACTGGTTTTTTCTGCGTGATATGCACCCCGCGCCATACGTAATAATTACTGTAATACTGGTGCTTGCCGGTATATGGGCTTCCAATTACGCGATTGTGATACACGGAAAGAAAGACCCGTCACGGGTGGTAATAGATGAAGTGGCGGGCTATATGGTGACTATGATGTTTATACCTTATACGGATTCAAGGATGATAATAGGTTTTTTCGCTTCGCGTTTTTTTGACATAATAAAACTTTTTCCTGCAAGGCAGTCAGAATCTCTCCCCGGCGGTACCGGCATAATGATAGATGACGTAATAGCCGGAATTCAGGCTAATGTTTTTATGTGGGCTGTAATTTATTTTAAGCTGGACCTTCCGCTGCAGCAGCTGATATCCAATGTTATCCGCCCTTGA
- a CDS encoding sigma-70 family RNA polymerase sigma factor, translating into MEELNEQEIKKAVRGDRQAFDRVITAYKRTVASVCLKYMRNNEEACDMAQEVFCKAYEKIGSFKFDSKLSTWLYRVAVNMCINRLDTLKRRKYYETDSISGDESRDKDPVDVADVREGQDVLAEKKQLRECVMEAMEGFEPAERSVVILRDLEGMEYDEISKVLKIPLGSVKSKLSRAREKLKQKLARKLGERNEL; encoded by the coding sequence ATGGAAGAACTGAACGAACAGGAAATAAAAAAGGCGGTTCGCGGAGACAGGCAGGCTTTTGACAGGGTAATTACAGCGTATAAAAGGACGGTTGCGTCTGTCTGCCTGAAGTATATGAGAAACAATGAAGAAGCGTGCGACATGGCGCAGGAAGTCTTCTGCAAAGCGTATGAGAAAATTGGCTCTTTTAAATTTGACTCCAAACTGTCCACCTGGCTTTACAGGGTGGCGGTGAACATGTGCATAAACCGGCTGGATACGTTAAAACGCAGAAAATATTATGAAACCGACTCCATAAGCGGGGACGAAAGCCGCGATAAAGACCCGGTGGATGTGGCGGATGTCCGCGAAGGGCAGGATGTACTGGCAGAAAAGAAGCAGCTGCGCGAATGCGTGATGGAAGCCATGGAAGGTTTTGAACCCGCGGAAAGAAGCGTGGTTATACTTAGGGACTTAGAAGGAATGGAATATGATGAAATAAGTAAAGTTCTTAAAATTCCGCTGGGAAGCGTAAAGTCAAAGCTTTCAAGGGCAAGGGAAAAACTGAAACAAAAACTGGCAAGAAAGTTAGGTGAACGAAATGAGCTGTAA
- the mfd gene encoding transcription-repair coupling factor, whose amino-acid sequence MLSALERSAGLKNTALKLSAGKDCLADSVNPSFKAVLYSYLASAVNKNLVVITSSENIYPLFGEMLSLKNIFNHTARIAAYPEDDSLLYTQLKASREVSRERAAAIKLMLSQGRKIIITDINAVSEKIAPPEEISRYMFNIKAGAGAGMEEIIKSLNSNGYERCVKASECFEYSVRGSILDVFAPGGEYPVRIEFFGDTVESVRYFSPDTFDTTHSVNEAELFVFNPGGAARRGHTSILEYLNGSDTVVITDGLEGLKGEILEKIRKIERYIDPKDAEKNIFTIRTILKKIKKYPKLKVYETSAVNKAQTLKAANNPVFERDMDRLFDYLIAQETKKNSIYIASDNQGETEHLKEIIIKKAREKERPVPHVEFINGDIYRGFVFAEAKLCVISNREIFDRYKGKVLSGVKDKNLKALKHYTDLEKGDYVVHREHGIGVFEGVRNMNFDGIIGDFLYIKYFGDDKLYIPIYKIDLIDKYTGSDKIPVLSKLGTQVFRRSKEAIEREMKEMAAELLRIYASRKTSSGIKYSLSDSTVKAFENAFIFEETPDQAKAINDVMADMEKEKQMDRLVCGDAGFGKTEVAMRAAFKAVNDGKQVLVLTATTLLAAQHLNSFRERMADYPVKVDMLSRLVKASDKKIILQRLKEGKVDILIGTHAVLSASVEFKNPGLVIIDEEQHFGVKNKENLRQKYPSADLLTLTATPIPRTLYFSLSGIRDISIIQTPPPGKKAIETVIIQERMQVLREIILREVLRKGQVFYVHNSIRTLEKTKENLQKLLPEIRFKTAHGQMDKGELEHLMEDFLNKKFDVLITTTIVESGLDMPDVNTIIVSSADRFGLSQLYQLRGRVGRRDRQAYAYMMVADVRGMTETARERLKTLESYVDPGAGFSIAMRDLELRGAGNILGTRQHGYMEKIGFEMYCRMLEEAVAELEGEVHVPEKDTKIKTDFEAHIPDEYVWDTGEKVRIYRRIFAAQSTDEAETVKKQVEDVWGKMPQEAQNIFYVLKLKIAGRLLAADEISVNENEMFIVWYDKPSIGPRELSKAGVKGVSLKEGVLNVKIKGIEEALSALDAYCKAIITK is encoded by the coding sequence ATGTTATCCGCCCTTGAAAGGTCAGCAGGGCTAAAAAACACCGCGTTAAAACTTTCTGCCGGCAAAGACTGTCTGGCAGATTCAGTGAACCCGTCTTTTAAGGCTGTGCTGTATTCATATCTGGCATCCGCTGTAAATAAAAATCTTGTGGTGATTACATCATCTGAAAATATATACCCTCTCTTCGGCGAAATGCTAAGTTTAAAAAATATTTTTAACCATACCGCGCGGATTGCGGCGTACCCGGAAGATGACAGCCTGCTTTATACACAGTTAAAAGCGTCCCGTGAAGTTTCCAGGGAAAGGGCGGCGGCAATAAAACTGATGCTGTCGCAGGGAAGGAAAATAATAATTACTGATATAAATGCCGTTTCTGAAAAAATAGCGCCGCCGGAAGAGATATCCCGGTATATGTTTAACATTAAAGCCGGCGCCGGCGCGGGAATGGAAGAAATAATAAAATCGCTTAACAGCAACGGGTACGAGAGATGCGTAAAAGCATCCGAGTGTTTTGAATACAGCGTAAGGGGCAGCATACTTGACGTGTTCGCGCCGGGCGGCGAATATCCGGTAAGGATAGAATTCTTCGGCGATACGGTGGAATCTGTGCGCTATTTCTCGCCGGATACTTTTGACACCACGCATTCGGTAAATGAAGCGGAGCTGTTTGTTTTTAACCCGGGAGGGGCGGCAAGAAGGGGGCATACATCCATACTTGAATATTTAAACGGCAGCGATACCGTGGTAATTACCGACGGGCTGGAAGGGTTAAAAGGGGAGATTCTTGAAAAAATAAGAAAGATAGAAAGATACATTGACCCGAAAGACGCGGAAAAAAATATTTTTACCATAAGGACAATCTTAAAAAAAATAAAAAAGTATCCAAAACTTAAAGTATATGAAACATCGGCTGTTAATAAAGCACAAACTTTAAAAGCGGCAAATAATCCCGTATTTGAACGTGATATGGACCGGCTTTTTGATTATCTGATTGCGCAGGAAACAAAGAAAAATTCCATATATATTGCCTCTGACAATCAGGGGGAAACGGAGCATTTGAAAGAGATAATAATAAAAAAAGCGCGTGAAAAAGAGCGCCCGGTGCCGCATGTTGAATTTATAAACGGCGACATATACAGGGGTTTTGTCTTTGCGGAAGCTAAGCTGTGCGTTATTTCCAACAGGGAAATTTTTGACAGGTATAAAGGCAAGGTTTTAAGCGGGGTAAAAGACAAAAACTTAAAAGCGTTAAAGCATTACACTGACCTGGAAAAAGGCGATTATGTGGTGCACAGGGAGCACGGCATAGGCGTGTTTGAAGGCGTGCGCAATATGAACTTTGACGGAATAATCGGGGACTTTCTTTATATAAAGTATTTCGGCGATGATAAATTGTATATTCCCATTTACAAGATAGACCTTATAGATAAATATACGGGGTCGGATAAAATACCGGTTTTGTCCAAACTTGGGACACAGGTTTTCAGGCGGTCAAAAGAGGCAATAGAGCGGGAGATGAAAGAAATGGCCGCGGAGCTTTTAAGGATTTACGCGTCCAGAAAAACTTCTTCGGGTATAAAGTACAGCTTATCTGACTCCACGGTAAAAGCTTTTGAAAATGCGTTTATCTTTGAGGAAACACCGGACCAGGCAAAAGCCATAAATGACGTGATGGCGGACATGGAAAAAGAAAAACAGATGGACAGGCTTGTATGCGGGGACGCGGGTTTTGGCAAAACAGAGGTGGCGATGCGCGCCGCTTTTAAAGCGGTAAACGACGGCAAACAGGTGCTTGTGCTTACCGCCACCACGCTTTTGGCCGCGCAGCACCTGAATTCTTTCAGGGAAAGAATGGCGGATTATCCCGTGAAAGTGGATATGCTTTCAAGGCTGGTAAAAGCTTCCGATAAAAAAATAATCCTACAGCGGTTAAAAGAGGGTAAAGTTGATATTCTTATAGGCACTCACGCGGTGTTATCCGCTTCTGTGGAATTTAAAAACCCCGGCCTTGTGATAATAGATGAAGAGCAGCATTTTGGGGTTAAGAATAAAGAAAACTTAAGGCAAAAATATCCGTCAGCTGATTTATTAACGCTGACCGCCACGCCTATTCCAAGGACGCTGTATTTTTCCCTCTCCGGCATAAGGGATATAAGCATAATACAGACGCCGCCGCCCGGAAAAAAAGCCATAGAGACTGTAATTATACAGGAACGCATGCAGGTGCTGCGTGAAATAATTTTAAGGGAAGTCTTAAGAAAAGGCCAGGTGTTTTACGTGCACAACAGCATAAGGACACTGGAAAAAACAAAAGAGAACCTTCAGAAATTATTGCCGGAAATACGTTTTAAAACCGCGCACGGGCAGATGGATAAAGGCGAGCTGGAACACCTGATGGAAGATTTTTTAAATAAAAAATTTGACGTATTGATTACCACAACAATAGTGGAGTCCGGGCTTGATATGCCGGATGTGAATACAATAATAGTAAGCAGCGCGGACAGGTTTGGGCTGTCCCAGCTTTATCAGTTAAGGGGCAGGGTGGGCCGCCGCGACAGGCAGGCGTACGCGTATATGATGGTGGCGGATGTAAGGGGCATGACAGAAACCGCAAGGGAGCGGTTAAAAACGCTTGAAAGTTATGTGGATCCGGGCGCGGGTTTTTCCATTGCTATGCGCGACCTTGAACTGCGCGGCGCCGGAAATATACTTGGCACAAGACAGCACGGTTACATGGAAAAGATAGGTTTTGAAATGTATTGCAGGATGCTGGAAGAGGCGGTGGCTGAACTTGAAGGCGAAGTGCATGTGCCGGAAAAGGATACAAAAATAAAAACAGATTTTGAAGCGCACATACCGGATGAATACGTATGGGATACCGGCGAAAAGGTAAGGATATACCGCAGAATTTTCGCGGCGCAGAGCACGGATGAAGCGGAAACCGTAAAAAAACAGGTTGAAGATGTCTGGGGAAAAATGCCGCAGGAAGCGCAGAATATATTTTATGTTTTAAAATTAAAAATTGCCGGCAGGCTGCTTGCGGCGGATGAAATATCCGTAAATGAAAATGAAATGTTTATTGTATGGTATGATAAGCCTTCTATAGGACCAAGGGAACTTTCAAAAGCCGGGGTTAAGGGAGTATCGCTTAAAGAGGGCGTGTTGAATGTAAAAATAAAAGGGATAGAAGAAGCGCTGTCCGCGCTTGATGCCTACTGTAAAGCCATAATAACAAAATAA
- the pgsA gene encoding CDP-diacylglycerol--glycerol-3-phosphate 3-phosphatidyltransferase: MQISENLKKLPNRITMFRIIITFAFIPTILAERLMWNYVALGIFLIAAISDFFDGYLARKYNIISVFGQVMDPLADKILVLAALLCFVHLQVAPVWMVIIIISREFFVSGIRTMAAQQGKIIAASKWGKLKTATEMTAISATLLLISIHKTLVFYGINAGELMDVSQDTWMLKVIPYILFFIAASFSLISGMEYFFKNKSIFESEL, translated from the coding sequence ATGCAGATAAGCGAGAATCTTAAGAAACTTCCAAACAGAATTACAATGTTCAGGATAATAATCACGTTTGCGTTTATTCCGACGATACTGGCTGAAAGGCTTATGTGGAATTATGTGGCGCTGGGTATTTTTTTAATCGCGGCCATAAGTGATTTTTTTGACGGCTATTTAGCAAGAAAATATAACATAATAAGTGTTTTTGGGCAGGTAATGGACCCGCTGGCGGATAAGATACTTGTACTTGCCGCCCTGTTATGTTTTGTGCACCTTCAGGTGGCGCCGGTGTGGATGGTGATAATAATTATCAGCAGGGAATTTTTTGTATCCGGAATCAGGACCATGGCGGCTCAGCAGGGAAAAATAATAGCGGCAAGCAAATGGGGCAAGTTAAAGACCGCCACGGAAATGACGGCTATTTCCGCCACGCTTCTTTTAATATCCATACACAAGACCCTTGTATTTTACGGTATAAACGCTGGGGAACTTATGGATGTCAGCCAGGATACCTGGATGCTTAAGGTTATTCCGTACATCCTTTTCTTCATAGCGGCTTCTTTTTCCCTTATTTCCGGTATGGAATATTTTTTCAAGAATAAATCAATTTTTGAAAGTGAGCTGTAA